The following coding sequences are from one Myxococcales bacterium window:
- a CDS encoding MotA/TolQ/ExbB proton channel family protein: MLDSLSAVPAAGAARQTDIVSILAHAHWIVLSVMVLLAAMFFISVYIMIFKWLYMRQAAQQSTSFLESFWKSRDIEQIYQRAQGLDRSPISQMFTAGYTELAKITADDRMRSDREGNLDNIHRSLRRAQTAATTRMESMVPFLATTGSAAPFIGLFGTVVGIMLSFQEIGRTGSATLQSVGPHIAEALLATAIGLVAAIPAVMAYNFFARRIKVMRSEMETFEQDYLNIIKRHFLA; this comes from the coding sequence ATGTTAGATTCTTTATCGGCGGTGCCGGCGGCCGGGGCGGCGCGACAGACTGATATCGTGTCGATTCTCGCGCACGCGCACTGGATCGTGCTTTCGGTCATGGTGCTACTAGCCGCGATGTTTTTCATCAGCGTCTACATCATGATTTTTAAGTGGCTGTATATGCGGCAAGCGGCCCAGCAATCGACCTCATTCCTCGAGTCGTTTTGGAAGTCGCGCGACATCGAGCAAATTTACCAGCGCGCCCAGGGCCTCGACCGTAGCCCCATTTCACAGATGTTTACCGCCGGCTATACCGAGCTGGCCAAGATCACCGCCGACGACCGCATGCGCAGCGATCGCGAAGGCAACTTAGATAACATACATCGCTCGCTACGCCGCGCGCAAACCGCGGCCACCACGCGCATGGAATCGATGGTGCCGTTTTTGGCCACGACTGGCTCGGCGGCGCCGTTCATCGGCCTGTTTGGCACCGTCGTCGGCATTATGCTGTCGTTTCAAGAAATTGGCCGCACCGGCAGCGCGACCCTGCAGAGCGTCGGTCCCCACATCGCCGAGGCCTTGCTAGCGACCGCTATCGGCCTGGTCGCGGCCATCCCGGCGGTCATGGCCTACAATTTTTTTGCGCGCCGCATCAAGGTCATGCGCTCCGAGATGGAGACGTTTGAGCAAGACTATCTAAATATTATTAAGCGCCATTTCCTCGCCTAG
- the queF gene encoding NADPH-dependent 7-cyano-7-deazaguanine reductase QueF gives MSTRPQASLETFPNPKATRDYHIVFDCPEFTCLCPLTGQPDFATIAIDYVPDALCIELKSLKLYLWSYRDQGAFHEAVTNKICDDIVAAIAPRSVTVTGKFWVRGGIATNVIVTHTAGSAQGRG, from the coding sequence ATGTCCACCAGGCCGCAAGCCTCGCTTGAAACCTTTCCCAACCCCAAAGCGACGCGCGATTACCACATCGTGTTTGATTGCCCGGAGTTTACTTGTCTTTGTCCGCTTACCGGACAGCCGGATTTTGCGACGATCGCCATCGACTATGTGCCCGACGCCCTGTGCATCGAGCTCAAGTCGCTCAAGCTCTATCTGTGGAGCTATCGCGACCAGGGCGCGTTTCACGAGGCCGTGACCAACAAGATTTGCGACGACATCGTCGCCGCCATCGCGCCACGCAGCGTCACCGTCACCGGCAAGTTCTGGGTGCGCGGCGGCATCGCGACCAATGTCATCGTGACGCACACCGCGGGTAGCGCCCAGGGACGCGGCTAA
- a CDS encoding PilZ domain-containing protein, with product MTRIVVGPNQTLMRHLRSPLITKLCGDFALTLAVVEGDGPSWTELALAVPCALAAIELHADNAALFEEIARVKATSPATRVVLVSSGRLASAQLAQIAASGCDEVLVAPITTDELYDVLCVHLRLPRHGTRAARVAIVRAGVELGEATNISTDGVRFLTRDNISEGTKLEVVISQPGEADVAIAATVIWTQPRDGQHIAGAGFAFLDERTTELLARLTQWEIIDETNRTRVVMKGHITEATSFASLLDIVVGRVDFDMSQVRYINSLGVARWCEFLEAAPLQGYEFHTCSVPFMLQASRVTGMLGTGTISSLFAPYLCAACGHGEERLLHSAALLAAGGSAPVFRCEACGGELMMDELPERYFSFLKKS from the coding sequence GTGACACGGATTGTGGTTGGTCCCAACCAAACCCTGATGCGGCACCTGCGGTCGCCGCTGATCACCAAGTTGTGCGGCGACTTTGCCTTGACCTTGGCCGTCGTCGAGGGCGACGGGCCGAGCTGGACTGAGTTGGCCTTGGCCGTGCCCTGCGCGCTGGCCGCCATCGAGCTCCACGCCGACAACGCCGCGTTGTTCGAAGAGATCGCGCGGGTCAAGGCCACGTCACCCGCAACGCGGGTGGTGCTCGTAAGCTCGGGCCGGCTGGCAAGTGCGCAGCTGGCTCAGATTGCCGCCAGCGGTTGCGACGAGGTGTTGGTAGCCCCAATCACCACCGACGAGCTCTACGATGTGCTTTGCGTGCATTTGCGCCTGCCGCGCCACGGCACGCGAGCGGCACGCGTGGCCATCGTCAGGGCCGGGGTCGAGCTCGGCGAGGCGACCAACATCTCGACCGATGGCGTACGGTTCCTAACCCGCGATAACATTAGCGAGGGGACAAAGCTCGAGGTCGTGATCTCCCAGCCTGGCGAGGCGGACGTCGCGATCGCCGCGACCGTCATTTGGACGCAGCCGCGCGACGGCCAACACATCGCCGGCGCCGGCTTTGCCTTCCTCGATGAGCGCACCACCGAGCTGCTCGCCCGGCTGACACAATGGGAGATTATTGACGAGACCAATCGCACGCGCGTCGTGATGAAGGGTCACATCACCGAGGCGACGTCATTTGCGTCGCTGCTCGACATTGTGGTCGGCCGCGTCGATTTTGACATGTCGCAGGTGCGCTATATCAACTCGCTTGGCGTCGCGCGTTGGTGTGAATTCCTCGAGGCCGCGCCCTTGCAAGGTTACGAGTTTCACACCTGCAGCGTGCCGTTTATGCTGCAGGCCTCGCGCGTGACGGGCATGCTCGGCACCGGCACCATTTCGTCCCTGTTTGCGCCGTACCTTTGCGCGGCCTGTGGCCATGGGGAGGAGCGGCTTTTGCATTCGGCCGCGTTGCTCGCCGCGGGTGGCAGTGCGCCCGTCTTTCGCTGCGAGGCGTGCGGCGGCGAGCTCATGATGGACGAGCTGCCCGAGCGCTATTTTTCGTTCTTAAAAAAGAGTTAG
- a CDS encoding ABC transporter ATP-binding protein, with product MATEHPAAPTLATLDGVVVHYGRRLAVDQLSLRICGGERIALLGANGAGKTTTLLALTGGVAPSAGTVNVMGGEMAGRGRAATSVRHLAHVGFADQPPSLYEFLTVTEHVRFVAETRGLPDNSETTQVVAALLADLGIEPYAHRPCRELSFGLRQRVSLAAALVGPVKLLLLDESVNGLDPHAMKRALHAVMRQASAPDTALIFSTHMLELAEEICTRAIMMEDGKLIADMSRETWQLTYGNLRAAYVAHVADGKAREA from the coding sequence ATGGCGACCGAGCATCCGGCGGCGCCAACCTTGGCCACACTCGATGGCGTCGTCGTGCACTACGGCCGCCGCCTCGCGGTCGACCAGCTCTCGCTGCGGATTTGCGGCGGCGAGCGGATCGCGCTGCTTGGCGCCAATGGCGCGGGCAAGACCACGACGCTGCTCGCCTTGACCGGCGGCGTGGCGCCCTCGGCGGGCACCGTCAACGTCATGGGAGGCGAGATGGCCGGCCGCGGCCGCGCCGCCACCAGCGTGCGGCATCTCGCCCACGTCGGGTTTGCTGACCAGCCGCCATCGCTTTACGAATTTTTGACCGTCACCGAGCACGTGCGATTTGTCGCCGAAACCAGGGGCCTGCCCGACAATAGCGAAACCACGCAGGTCGTGGCCGCACTGCTCGCCGATCTCGGGATTGAGCCGTACGCGCATCGCCCGTGCCGCGAGCTTTCTTTCGGGCTTCGCCAGCGCGTCTCGCTCGCGGCGGCATTGGTTGGTCCGGTCAAGCTGCTGTTGCTTGATGAAAGCGTCAACGGCCTCGATCCGCACGCGATGAAGCGCGCCCTGCACGCGGTGATGCGCCAGGCCTCGGCGCCCGACACCGCGCTCATTTTTTCGACGCATATGCTCGAGCTGGCCGAAGAAATTTGCACGCGCGCCATCATGATGGAAGACGGCAAGCTGATTGCGGACATGTCGCGCGAGACGTGGCAGCTCACGTACGGAAATTTGCGCGCGGCGTACGTCGCGCATGTCGCCGACGGCAAGGCGCGCGAGGCGTGA
- the rpsU gene encoding 30S ribosomal protein S21: MDNGFGKPVEVEVRDSLEKAMKILKQKMSKEGVLQEIKRRRFYEKPSVKKKRKSREAKKRTRREMKRKVSFTPMAGAKPERT, encoded by the coding sequence ATGGACAACGGATTCGGAAAACCAGTTGAAGTTGAGGTTCGCGATAGCCTTGAAAAGGCGATGAAGATCCTCAAGCAAAAGATGTCTAAAGAAGGCGTCTTGCAAGAAATCAAGCGCCGCCGGTTTTACGAAAAACCGAGCGTCAAAAAGAAGCGTAAATCGCGCGAAGCCAAGAAGCGCACGCGCCGCGAAATGAAGCGCAAGGTCTCCTTCACCCCCATGGCCGGCGCCAAGCCCGAGCGTACTTAG
- a CDS encoding class I SAM-dependent methyltransferase — MTSPRNTFSEASASYARARPRYPEPLFHWLASQCSRKVAAWDCATGNGQAAVGIAPYFERVIATDVSAAQIEQAAQLANVEYRVASAEACGLPAHQTDLIVVAQALHWFATNAFWQEVRRVAAPGAFFCAFGYAWPHVSPAIDKALVAPFRALVEPYWAENNRLLWDGYQSAAVGCPFPHVSAPAFAIELELSSQQLAEYLMTWSAYKVSRQNADVSAAVDDLLARAVAKIDENEPISVRMPLAILSGRVC, encoded by the coding sequence ATGACGTCACCGCGCAACACGTTTTCGGAAGCCTCGGCGTCGTACGCGCGGGCGCGACCGAGATACCCCGAGCCGCTGTTCCATTGGCTCGCCTCACAGTGTAGCCGCAAGGTAGCCGCATGGGATTGCGCCACCGGAAATGGCCAGGCAGCGGTTGGCATAGCGCCGTACTTTGAGCGCGTCATCGCGACAGATGTTAGTGCGGCCCAAATTGAACAAGCGGCGCAGCTCGCAAACGTTGAGTACCGCGTCGCCAGTGCCGAGGCGTGTGGCCTCCCCGCGCATCAAACAGATCTCATTGTGGTCGCGCAGGCACTGCATTGGTTTGCTACGAATGCGTTCTGGCAAGAGGTCAGGCGCGTTGCCGCACCGGGCGCCTTTTTTTGCGCCTTCGGTTATGCCTGGCCGCACGTTTCGCCAGCCATCGATAAAGCGCTAGTCGCGCCATTTCGCGCGCTGGTTGAACCCTACTGGGCAGAAAATAATCGCCTGTTGTGGGACGGCTATCAATCAGCCGCCGTCGGCTGCCCGTTCCCACACGTAAGCGCGCCGGCCTTCGCGATCGAACTAGAGTTGTCGTCGCAACAACTCGCCGAGTATTTAATGACGTGGTCGGCCTATAAAGTGAGCCGCCAAAACGCGGATGTCTCGGCCGCTGTCGATGACCTACTCGCACGAGCGGTTGCCAAAATCGACGAGAACGAACCCATCTCGGTTCGCATGCCGCTTGCTATCTTGTCGGGGCGCGTCTGCTAG
- the tolB gene encoding Tol-Pal system beta propeller repeat protein TolB produces the protein MAICGLAWCVTLVPHATAQPAPPAGVIIDVAGAKHTAYPIAVPQGVASDLAASREIAEVLSKNLAIAGYFKVLDPKSFLADLAVESMGIDPAKWRDVGAYGVVKYRATTTGDRIALEFRFYEVAKGADVRLTRTYSGKKADVRGFAHQWSNELVKYLTGEPGFFGSRLAFVTKKGTSSQVFAIDCDGANATAITRNTSTNILPAWSRSGALVAFTSYMRNNPDLYVVGAGGGRPRKVASYKGMNTGASFSPDGSQLAVTLSKDGNAEIYIINVSDGSIVRRITNDRGIDTSPAWSSDGRELAFVSDRDGSPQIYVVSASGGTPKRVSQNGNYNTTPTWSPRGRVLAYTTRDGGRYDIVTLDLTTKVMARITQNEGNNEEPSFAPNGRAIAFASTRPGGAGIYIAPADGQGTAVKIWSGAATGIDWGP, from the coding sequence TTGGCCATCTGTGGCCTTGCCTGGTGTGTCACCTTGGTGCCGCATGCGACGGCGCAACCGGCGCCACCCGCCGGTGTCATCATCGACGTCGCCGGCGCCAAACACACCGCCTACCCCATCGCCGTGCCGCAGGGCGTGGCAAGCGACCTCGCGGCGTCGCGCGAGATCGCTGAGGTGTTGTCGAAAAATCTAGCGATCGCCGGCTATTTTAAGGTGCTCGATCCAAAGTCGTTTCTTGCCGACTTAGCGGTAGAGAGCATGGGAATTGACCCGGCTAAATGGCGCGACGTTGGCGCCTACGGGGTGGTGAAGTATCGCGCCACCACCACGGGCGACCGCATCGCCCTTGAGTTTCGTTTTTACGAGGTCGCCAAGGGCGCCGACGTTCGGCTGACGCGCACCTATAGCGGCAAAAAGGCCGACGTCCGAGGCTTTGCTCACCAATGGAGCAATGAGCTGGTGAAATACCTAACGGGCGAGCCCGGCTTTTTTGGCTCGCGCCTGGCGTTTGTCACGAAAAAGGGCACGTCGAGCCAGGTTTTTGCGATTGATTGCGATGGCGCGAACGCCACCGCCATCACCCGCAACACGTCGACCAACATCTTGCCGGCGTGGTCGCGCAGCGGCGCCCTGGTCGCCTTTACGTCGTACATGCGCAACAATCCCGACTTGTACGTGGTGGGCGCCGGTGGCGGTCGGCCGCGCAAGGTCGCCTCGTACAAGGGCATGAATACCGGGGCGTCGTTCTCGCCCGATGGCTCGCAGCTCGCGGTGACGCTGTCGAAAGACGGCAATGCAGAAATTTATATCATCAATGTGAGCGATGGCAGCATCGTGCGTCGCATCACCAACGACCGCGGCATCGACACCTCGCCGGCGTGGTCGTCCGATGGCCGCGAGCTGGCGTTTGTGTCGGATCGCGACGGCAGCCCACAAATTTACGTGGTGAGCGCCAGCGGAGGCACGCCCAAGCGGGTGTCGCAAAATGGCAACTACAACACCACGCCAACGTGGTCGCCGCGCGGCCGCGTGCTGGCGTACACCACGCGCGATGGCGGGCGCTACGACATCGTTACGCTCGACCTGACCACAAAGGTCATGGCCCGCATCACGCAAAATGAAGGCAACAACGAGGAGCCGAGCTTTGCGCCCAATGGCCGCGCCATCGCCTTTGCCAGCACCCGCCCGGGCGGCGCCGGCATTTACATCGCGCCGGCCGACGGCCAAGGCACGGCCGTAAAAATCTGGTCCGGCGCAGCGACCGGCATTGATTGGGGCCCGTAG
- a CDS encoding biopolymer transporter ExbD: MSMNLGGDNELNAEINVTPMVDVMLVLLVIFMVTAPMMNTGVDVDLPPVSAQPLDDPQGKLVLSIDRTNKLMLGKTPIVWADLPAKLSTNERLKREGALYIEADKTLPYGVVVTAMAVARGAGVAKVMMLTDPGNQIDLAQLDLGVPAGAPQ; this comes from the coding sequence ATGTCGATGAACCTAGGTGGCGACAACGAGCTAAACGCGGAGATCAACGTCACCCCTATGGTCGACGTGATGCTGGTGCTCCTCGTCATCTTCATGGTGACGGCGCCCATGATGAACACCGGCGTCGATGTCGACTTGCCGCCGGTGAGCGCGCAGCCGCTTGATGACCCGCAGGGCAAGCTGGTGCTCAGCATCGACCGCACGAACAAGCTCATGCTCGGCAAGACGCCGATTGTGTGGGCGGACTTACCCGCCAAGCTATCGACCAACGAGCGGCTAAAGCGCGAGGGCGCGCTTTATATCGAGGCCGATAAGACCCTGCCATACGGCGTGGTGGTCACGGCAATGGCGGTTGCGCGAGGCGCCGGCGTGGCCAAGGTCATGATGCTCACCGATCCCGGCAATCAAATCGATTTGGCGCAGCTCGACTTAGGCGTGCCCGCGGGGGCGCCACAATGA
- a CDS encoding insulinase family protein yields MKRSPNHNNLRASIALLACGAAALLFVACAKPVASKGLSLPSVGVSDAVAVAADDPWAGREDLIKPPEFAPLAAVALPPITQFKLPNGMKVLIVAKADAPVLSVQLAIANGWSADPADQPGLAAFVAQMLLRGTTKRDAAAFARAIAATGGSLASDASYEATVLKCDAQAAHLATCLSLMHEALAAPAFAPAEMPSVGERLAGQVQATEESAAAMAAVHAQNLLWSNDHPRGRVMSMASLRSISQGDLRAWHAAANRPERATLVVVGNVAAPSAKRTITAQFAGWRGQGRAVAPATAASPIANRTLRLIDMPGQAQAQIAVALPGIAHQDSRFFDTLVWNHVLGGGAGARLIRSLRSDGAGGGAPSATTTFDRNRERGAWVATAATRTSEAAATLTMLLREIKKMQSEGPSAGEVDEAVAYLGGSYGLRFETASAIASSLLAAELHDFDAAYVENFPVVLDKSDQASVAGAAAELLGTTSIAIAIVGDAAKIAPQLDKLKLTYERASIRDVVTPVARRELPEDPKLAAKARALLDAALAKKGGRAALAARKSLRLTASGAMKRSSQVVDVDITRLWSLPSDSRVDLVLNKSIRISYAMGAGGAWQDTPKGLVDVAAIDADTVERERWLDPDFILLRHLAPGAQVRWVGQEKVDGTTLTKVNVTSPDKRFTATLFVDDKTKLVTMVAFPEGAGVGTISLEDYKPIGGILVAHKRTTLGGDETVTLVISKFEWNVAVDPAQFKKPAVSANASPAMGRDADTTKETPGP; encoded by the coding sequence ATGAAACGATCGCCCAACCATAATAATTTGCGCGCCTCGATCGCGCTGCTCGCTTGCGGCGCCGCGGCCTTGCTGTTTGTAGCGTGTGCCAAACCCGTCGCCTCAAAAGGGCTCAGCCTGCCGAGCGTGGGCGTGAGCGATGCCGTCGCGGTTGCGGCCGATGACCCATGGGCGGGGCGTGAAGATCTAATCAAGCCACCCGAGTTCGCACCGCTAGCCGCGGTGGCATTGCCGCCAATCACGCAGTTTAAGCTGCCAAACGGCATGAAGGTCCTGATCGTCGCCAAGGCGGATGCGCCGGTGCTCAGCGTCCAGTTGGCGATTGCCAATGGCTGGAGCGCCGACCCCGCAGATCAACCAGGCCTCGCCGCGTTCGTCGCGCAAATGTTGCTGCGCGGTACGACCAAGCGAGACGCGGCGGCCTTCGCGCGCGCGATTGCGGCGACGGGAGGTTCGCTGGCCAGCGATGCCAGCTACGAGGCAACAGTTTTAAAATGCGACGCGCAGGCCGCCCACCTCGCGACCTGCCTCTCGTTGATGCATGAGGCCCTCGCCGCGCCCGCGTTTGCGCCGGCGGAAATGCCGTCCGTTGGCGAGCGCCTCGCGGGCCAAGTGCAGGCGACCGAGGAGAGTGCCGCGGCGATGGCCGCCGTGCATGCTCAGAATCTCTTGTGGAGCAACGATCATCCCCGCGGGCGCGTGATGAGCATGGCGAGCCTGCGCAGCATTTCGCAGGGCGACTTGCGCGCGTGGCATGCCGCCGCCAATCGCCCGGAGCGTGCGACGCTGGTCGTGGTCGGCAATGTCGCCGCGCCCTCGGCTAAGCGCACCATCACCGCACAATTCGCTGGATGGCGAGGCCAAGGCCGCGCGGTAGCGCCAGCAACTGCGGCGAGCCCCATTGCGAACCGCACCCTGCGACTAATCGACATGCCAGGTCAGGCGCAGGCACAAATCGCCGTGGCGCTACCCGGCATCGCGCACCAGGATTCTCGCTTCTTTGACACCTTGGTGTGGAACCACGTGCTCGGCGGTGGCGCGGGCGCACGCCTGATCCGCAGCCTGCGCAGTGACGGCGCCGGCGGCGGCGCACCCTCCGCAACAACGACCTTCGATCGCAACCGCGAGCGCGGCGCGTGGGTTGCAACCGCGGCGACCCGCACCAGCGAGGCAGCGGCCACGCTAACCATGTTGCTTCGCGAGATCAAGAAGATGCAGAGCGAGGGCCCAAGCGCAGGAGAGGTGGACGAGGCCGTCGCCTACCTCGGTGGCAGCTATGGACTACGCTTTGAGACCGCGAGCGCCATTGCCAGCAGCCTGCTCGCCGCGGAGTTGCATGACTTCGATGCCGCGTATGTCGAAAATTTTCCCGTGGTGCTCGACAAGTCGGATCAAGCCAGCGTCGCCGGCGCGGCGGCCGAGCTCCTTGGTACCACCAGCATCGCGATCGCGATTGTCGGCGATGCCGCGAAGATCGCGCCGCAGCTCGATAAGCTAAAGCTCACTTACGAGCGCGCCTCCATCCGCGATGTCGTAACGCCGGTAGCGAGGCGTGAGCTGCCCGAAGACCCCAAGCTCGCCGCCAAGGCGCGGGCCCTGCTCGACGCGGCGCTCGCCAAGAAAGGCGGCCGCGCCGCGCTGGCCGCGCGCAAATCCCTGCGCCTGACCGCCAGCGGCGCGATGAAGCGATCGTCGCAGGTGGTCGACGTCGACATCACCCGCCTGTGGTCGCTGCCGAGCGACTCGCGCGTCGACCTCGTGCTCAACAAGTCGATTCGCATCAGCTATGCGATGGGCGCCGGCGGCGCGTGGCAAGATACGCCCAAGGGCCTGGTCGACGTCGCGGCGATCGACGCCGACACGGTCGAACGCGAGCGTTGGCTTGATCCCGATTTCATCTTGCTGCGCCATCTCGCGCCGGGGGCGCAGGTGCGCTGGGTTGGCCAAGAAAAGGTCGACGGCACGACGCTGACCAAGGTCAACGTCACCTCACCCGACAAGCGCTTCACCGCGACCCTGTTTGTCGACGACAAGACCAAGCTCGTCACCATGGTCGCATTTCCCGAGGGCGCCGGCGTTGGCACGATTAGCCTTGAGGACTATAAGCCAATAGGCGGCATCCTGGTCGCGCACAAGCGCACCACGCTGGGCGGCGACGAGACGGTGACACTGGTGATTTCCAAGTTCGAGTGGAACGTCGCGGTTGATCCCGCGCAGTTTAAGAAGCCGGCGGTCAGCGCCAATGCCAGCCCGGCGATGGGCCGCGACGCCGACACCACGAAAGAGACGCCGGGGCCATGA
- a CDS encoding insulinase family protein, protein MPTRLGCQVLFAASIMVASTTATGTRLALADVALPSAEVQTAELPNGLQVVVVTRTSAPLVAVQIWYKVGSKDESKTRRGTAHMFEHLMFMGSTGVRPDDHARMLNRVGGYVGATTTEDATYFQNVVPKAYLATVLQLEADRMRGLVFQPEALAAARGAMQRELRQLLAAPVTKGLLTFLATAFRSHPYAWTADGSAADVDAIDEATLRAFYDAYYQPNNALLVVVGDTTLAEVVAGATKFFGPIAAAGQPPRPADAALEPAQTAPRTVTAEASAVGMIMVGFPIPRGGHADIAPLRVISALLGDGPASRLARRMSRADGATKGPLAFQTSSPILVREHPSQLIAFAAFLDPASREAVQAAILDEVARLASRDVDEKDLALVKARLIDGAMRQLERSSDLAQLLGNSWIVNGDPAAFATQLTQMARVSAADIRRVAATHLDAQRATIAYVPPSTSPAAAVTPLSTPKKATP, encoded by the coding sequence ATGCCAACTCGCCTTGGATGCCAAGTACTGTTCGCCGCGTCAATCATGGTGGCGTCCACCACCGCCACAGGAACGCGCTTGGCGCTTGCCGATGTGGCGCTGCCTAGCGCCGAGGTTCAAACCGCCGAGCTGCCCAATGGCCTGCAGGTGGTCGTGGTGACGCGCACGAGCGCACCGCTCGTCGCCGTCCAGATTTGGTACAAGGTCGGCTCAAAGGACGAGTCCAAAACGCGGCGCGGTACCGCCCACATGTTTGAGCATCTCATGTTCATGGGCTCGACGGGCGTGCGTCCCGACGATCACGCGCGCATGCTCAATCGCGTCGGTGGCTACGTCGGCGCCACGACCACCGAGGACGCAACCTATTTCCAAAACGTCGTGCCTAAGGCGTATCTCGCGACGGTGCTGCAGCTCGAGGCCGACCGCATGCGCGGGCTCGTGTTTCAGCCTGAGGCGCTTGCGGCCGCGCGCGGCGCGATGCAGCGCGAGCTTCGCCAGTTGCTGGCAGCGCCGGTGACCAAGGGCCTGCTCACCTTTTTGGCCACCGCCTTTCGCAGCCATCCTTATGCGTGGACGGCCGACGGTAGCGCCGCCGATGTCGACGCGATTGACGAGGCGACCTTGCGCGCGTTTTACGACGCGTACTATCAACCTAACAACGCGCTGCTCGTGGTCGTCGGCGACACGACGCTCGCCGAGGTGGTTGCCGGCGCGACGAAATTTTTTGGTCCGATCGCGGCGGCAGGCCAGCCTCCGCGTCCCGCTGACGCCGCCCTCGAGCCGGCGCAAACGGCGCCGCGCACCGTCACTGCCGAGGCCAGCGCGGTGGGCATGATCATGGTTGGATTTCCCATTCCGCGCGGAGGTCACGCCGACATTGCGCCGCTGCGCGTAATCTCGGCGCTGCTCGGCGATGGGCCGGCTTCGCGACTTGCGCGCCGCATGAGCCGGGCCGATGGCGCGACCAAAGGGCCGTTGGCGTTTCAAACCTCATCGCCTATCTTGGTGCGCGAACACCCAAGCCAGCTCATCGCCTTTGCCGCCTTTCTCGATCCTGCGAGCCGCGAGGCGGTGCAGGCCGCGATCTTAGACGAGGTGGCTCGCTTGGCCTCGCGTGACGTCGACGAGAAGGACCTTGCCTTGGTGAAGGCGCGGCTAATCGATGGCGCGATGCGACAGCTCGAACGCAGCAGCGACCTGGCCCAGCTGCTTGGCAATAGCTGGATCGTCAACGGCGACCCCGCGGCGTTCGCGACGCAGCTCACCCAAATGGCGCGGGTCAGCGCCGCCGACATTCGGCGCGTGGCGGCGACGCACCTCGACGCCCAGCGCGCGACGATTGCCTATGTTCCGCCGTCGACCTCGCCCGCTGCGGCTGTCACCCCCCTCTCAACGCCGAAGAAGGCTACGCCATGA
- a CDS encoding ferredoxin family protein — MAYVVADPCVKCKYTDCVAVCPVDCFYEGKNSLAINPDECIDCGACEPECPTTAIFEESELPAKWAIYKDINAVVSGAKKASEIDASKLPPALAAKLPTVTTWANITEQKAAMPGADEAAKEDAKLAALEL, encoded by the coding sequence ATGGCTTACGTTGTCGCTGATCCTTGCGTGAAATGTAAATACACCGACTGCGTCGCGGTGTGTCCCGTCGACTGCTTCTACGAGGGCAAGAATTCACTCGCGATTAACCCCGACGAGTGTATCGACTGCGGCGCCTGCGAGCCCGAGTGCCCAACCACCGCAATCTTCGAAGAGAGCGAGCTGCCCGCAAAGTGGGCCATCTACAAGGACATCAACGCCGTGGTATCGGGCGCCAAGAAGGCATCCGAGATTGACGCGAGCAAGCTACCTCCGGCCCTGGCCGCGAAGCTGCCAACCGTCACTACGTGGGCCAACATCACGGAGCAAAAAGCTGCGATGCCTGGCGCCGACGAGGCCGCCAAAGAAGACGCCAAGCTCGCCGCGCTAGAACTTTAA